The proteins below are encoded in one region of Neisseria bacilliformis:
- the hemW gene encoding radical SAM family heme chaperone HemW: MTQITFQKPGHLAALPPLSLYIHIPWCIKKCPYCDFNSHSLKNGLPEAAYIDALLTDLQLELPNIWGRPVETIFFGGGTPSLFQAESIDRLLSGVRSLLRLQPEAEITLEANPGTFEIEKFQGFKDAGITRLSIGVQSFNDDMLARLGRVHNGKEALTAIATALKLFDKVNIDLMYALPNQTVQTALNDVQTAITTGATHISAYHLTMEPNTPFGHTPPKGLPQDEAALDIEDAVHGALEGAGFIHYETSAFAKPAMQCRHNLNYWQFGDYLGIGAGAHGKISYPDRIERTVRRRHPNDYLALMQSQPSEAVERKTVAADDLPFEFMMNALRLTDGVPAAMLQERTGVPAAKIMAQIETARQKGLLETNPTVFCPTEQGRLFLNDLLQCFL; encoded by the coding sequence ATGACCCAAATCACTTTCCAAAAACCCGGCCATCTCGCCGCCCTGCCGCCCCTATCGCTCTATATCCACATCCCGTGGTGCATCAAAAAATGCCCGTATTGCGACTTCAATTCCCACAGCCTGAAAAACGGGCTGCCCGAAGCCGCCTATATCGACGCGCTGCTGACCGACTTGCAGCTTGAATTGCCCAATATTTGGGGCAGGCCGGTGGAAACGATATTTTTCGGCGGCGGTACGCCCAGCCTGTTTCAGGCGGAATCGATTGACCGTTTGTTGAGCGGCGTGCGTTCGCTGTTGCGCTTGCAGCCCGAAGCGGAAATTACGTTGGAAGCTAATCCGGGTACGTTTGAAATCGAGAAATTTCAAGGATTTAAAGACGCAGGCATTACGCGGCTTTCTATTGGCGTGCAGAGTTTCAACGACGATATGCTTGCGCGGTTGGGGCGCGTCCACAACGGCAAAGAAGCCTTAACCGCCATAGCTACCGCCTTGAAATTATTTGATAAAGTCAATATCGACTTGATGTATGCCCTGCCGAACCAGACCGTTCAGACGGCCTTAAACGACGTACAAACCGCCATCACTACGGGCGCGACCCACATCAGCGCGTATCATCTGACGATGGAGCCGAACACGCCGTTCGGCCACACGCCGCCGAAAGGTTTGCCGCAAGACGAAGCGGCTCTCGACATCGAAGACGCGGTACACGGCGCGCTGGAGGGCGCGGGTTTTATCCACTACGAAACATCGGCTTTTGCGAAACCTGCCATGCAGTGCCGCCACAATTTGAACTACTGGCAGTTCGGCGATTATTTGGGCATAGGCGCGGGCGCGCACGGCAAAATCTCCTATCCCGACCGCATCGAGCGCACCGTCCGCCGCCGCCATCCCAACGACTATCTCGCCCTAATGCAAAGCCAACCGAGTGAAGCCGTCGAACGCAAAACCGTCGCCGCCGATGATTTGCCGTTCGAATTCATGATGAACGCCCTGCGCCTGACCGACGGCGTACCTGCCGCGATGTTGCAGGAGCGCACGGGCGTACCCGCCGCCAAAATCATGGCGCAGATCGAAACGGCAAGGCAAAAAGGCTTGCTGGAAACCAACCCGACTGTGTTCTGCCCGACTGAGCAGGGACGGTTGTTTTTAAACGATTTATTGCAATGCTTTTTGTGA
- a CDS encoding DUF4298 domain-containing protein produces the protein MLPTPEQAQQRIDEIQALYRRWLQLLPQLEAAQQQWRQAAQIMTELDKFYATEYMAYANAVADGLPVSLRTEGEYSVLSEDALFDAFGDHYRLAWQWLREATAALDPENRA, from the coding sequence ATGCTACCCACCCCCGAACAGGCGCAGCAGCGCATTGACGAAATCCAAGCCCTTTACCGCCGCTGGCTGCAACTTTTGCCGCAGCTTGAAGCCGCGCAGCAGCAATGGCGGCAGGCGGCGCAAATCATGACGGAGCTGGACAAGTTTTACGCCACCGAATATATGGCATACGCGAATGCCGTGGCGGACGGGCTGCCCGTGTCGCTGCGCACCGAAGGCGAATACAGCGTGTTGAGCGAAGACGCGCTGTTTGACGCGTTCGGCGACCACTACCGCCTTGCATGGCAATGGCTGCGCGAAGCCACCGCCGCGCTTGACCCCGAAAACCGCGCGTGA
- the trmA gene encoding tRNA (uridine(54)-C5)-methyltransferase TrmA: MTDSGYARQLADKTDFLRRLFAGVAMPEWAVFPSPERHYRMRAEFRIWHEGGGTSYAMFENGKKAGGASVVRLAQFPAASAAINALMPELLAALSTKPVLKNRLFQCEFLSTLSGDMLVSLIYHRKLDDAWQAAAQDLQRRLGIALIGRSKGQKIVLSRDFVTEELEAGGRIFRYRQPEGAFSQPNAAVCAKMLEWACGCAAGLGGDLLELYCGNGNFTLPLARHFGRVLATEVSKTSVRAAQWNIEADGADNIRIARLSAEEFAQAYGGGREFRRLREQGISLSDYAFSTIFVDPPRAGVDEATLRLMQGFDNIIYISCNPETLRANLDVLLQTHEIKAAALFDQFPFTAHIESGVLLRRKAV; encoded by the coding sequence ATGACTGATTCCGGCTACGCCCGCCAGCTCGCAGACAAAACCGACTTCCTCCGCCGCCTGTTCGCGGGCGTCGCCATGCCCGAATGGGCGGTGTTCCCCTCGCCCGAGAGGCATTACCGGATGCGCGCCGAGTTCCGCATCTGGCACGAGGGCGGCGGCACCAGCTACGCCATGTTTGAAAATGGCAAAAAGGCCGGTGGCGCGTCGGTTGTCCGTCTGGCACAGTTTCCCGCCGCCTCCGCCGCCATCAACGCCCTGATGCCCGAATTGCTGGCCGCCTTGTCGACCAAGCCTGTGCTGAAAAACCGCCTGTTCCAGTGCGAATTTCTTTCCACCTTGTCGGGCGACATGCTGGTGAGCCTGATTTACCACCGCAAACTCGACGACGCATGGCAGGCGGCGGCGCAGGATTTGCAGCGGCGGCTGGGCATCGCCCTCATCGGCCGCAGCAAGGGGCAGAAAATCGTTTTGTCGCGCGACTTCGTAACCGAAGAGCTTGAAGCGGGCGGCCGCATCTTCCGCTACCGCCAACCCGAGGGCGCGTTCAGCCAGCCCAATGCGGCGGTGTGCGCCAAAATGCTGGAATGGGCGTGCGGCTGCGCGGCTGGCCTGGGTGGCGACCTGCTCGAACTCTATTGCGGCAACGGCAATTTCACCCTGCCGCTGGCGCGCCATTTTGGCCGCGTGCTGGCCACCGAAGTGTCGAAAACCTCCGTGCGCGCCGCGCAGTGGAACATCGAAGCCGACGGCGCGGACAACATCCGCATCGCGCGGCTCTCAGCGGAAGAGTTCGCCCAAGCCTACGGGGGTGGCCGCGAATTCCGCCGCCTGCGCGAACAGGGCATCAGCCTGTCCGACTACGCCTTTTCCACCATTTTCGTCGACCCGCCCCGTGCCGGCGTCGACGAGGCCACCCTGCGCCTGATGCAGGGTTTCGACAACATCATCTATATCTCCTGCAACCCCGAAACCCTGCGCGCCAACCTCGATGTGCTGCTGCAAACGCATGAAATCAAAGCCGCCGCGCTGTTCGACCAGTTTCCGTTTACCGCGCACATCGAAAGCGGCGTGCTGCTACGGCGCAAGGCCGTCTGA
- a CDS encoding response regulator transcription factor produces MSRVLLVDDDAVLTELLTEYLTAEGLEVRSVPDGEAGVHEILSGQYDVVVLDSMMPKMNGLDVLKTVRTQSSIPIIMLTAKGDDIDRIIGLEMGADDYVPKPSTPRELLARINAILRRAQHTHDQNNISNSISVSNVTLHPSKRQATVGDAPLELTSTEFNLLEVLMRHAGQVVSKETLSIEALDRKLAKFDRSIDVHISSIRHKLGDPSLIQTVRGLGYLFVKN; encoded by the coding sequence ATGAGCCGCGTATTATTAGTAGATGACGATGCCGTACTGACCGAGCTTCTGACCGAATACCTGACCGCCGAGGGCTTGGAAGTGCGCAGCGTGCCCGACGGCGAGGCCGGGGTGCACGAAATCCTGTCGGGGCAGTACGACGTGGTGGTGCTGGATTCCATGATGCCGAAAATGAACGGCTTGGACGTTTTGAAAACCGTGCGCACGCAAAGCAGCATCCCCATCATCATGCTCACCGCCAAAGGCGACGACATCGACCGCATCATCGGCCTGGAAATGGGCGCGGACGACTATGTGCCCAAGCCCAGCACGCCGCGCGAACTTCTGGCGCGCATCAACGCCATCCTGCGCCGCGCCCAGCACACGCACGACCAAAACAACATTTCCAACAGCATTTCCGTCAGCAACGTTACCCTGCACCCCTCCAAACGCCAGGCCACCGTCGGCGACGCGCCGCTGGAACTCACCAGCACTGAGTTCAACCTTTTGGAAGTGCTGATGCGCCACGCCGGACAGGTCGTCAGCAAAGAAACCCTCTCCATCGAAGCCCTCGACCGCAAGCTGGCCAAGTTCGACCGCAGCATCGACGTGCACATTTCCAGCATCCGCCACAAGCTCGGCGACCCCTCGCTGATCCAGACCGTGCGCGGGCTGGGCTACCTGTTTGTGAAAAACTGA
- a CDS encoding HAMP domain-containing sensor histidine kinase has translation MKLFQRIFATFCAVIICAIFVASFSFWLVQQTQAETHFNQQRAIDEILLSNAVAAFRVRGEAGAREMLEGWHEAQGPEKIFIISGDDQADLLGRKVDPKRIEKARAFALENPESKSVHLEYGRWGEEYLFFIRNWDNTEIQRRPSPLFIPGLPLEQTWHEIIILGFIFLVGLTLAYILASNITRPIRILGRGMNRLAEGDFETRIAQQMDNRDDELSQLAAQFDKMADKLQQLVAKERHLLHHVSHEMRSPLARMQAIVGLIQSQPQKQEQYLQKLENELVRMDTLVGELLTLSRLETANVKIEKEPLKLIPFMRNLVDDSQAVAEKNHQTIELTLEKMPENAEMPANESYLYRAFDNVIRNAMNYSPEGSSIRVEMRQDAKNWLVDITDNGPGVAENQLPHIFTAFYRADSSGSKPGTGLGLALAKHIVEQHGGRIFAENIAPNGLRMRFVFPKQPCKTDDAKE, from the coding sequence ATGAAGCTCTTTCAACGGATTTTCGCCACGTTTTGCGCCGTCATCATCTGCGCCATATTCGTGGCGAGTTTTTCTTTCTGGCTGGTGCAGCAGACGCAGGCCGAAACCCATTTCAACCAGCAGCGGGCAATCGACGAAATCCTGCTCTCCAACGCCGTGGCCGCCTTCCGCGTCCGGGGCGAGGCGGGCGCGCGCGAAATGCTCGAAGGCTGGCACGAAGCGCAGGGGCCGGAAAAAATCTTCATCATCAGCGGCGACGACCAGGCCGATCTGCTCGGGCGCAAAGTCGATCCCAAACGCATCGAAAAAGCCCGCGCCTTTGCGCTGGAAAACCCCGAAAGCAAAAGCGTCCACCTCGAATACGGCCGCTGGGGCGAAGAATACCTGTTCTTCATCCGCAACTGGGACAACACCGAAATCCAACGTCGCCCCAGCCCGCTGTTCATCCCCGGCCTGCCGTTGGAACAAACCTGGCACGAAATCATCATTTTGGGCTTCATCTTCCTGGTCGGCCTCACCCTGGCCTACATCCTCGCCAGCAACATCACCCGCCCCATCCGCATCCTCGGGCGCGGCATGAACCGGCTGGCCGAAGGCGATTTTGAAACCCGCATCGCGCAGCAGATGGACAACCGCGACGACGAACTCTCCCAGCTTGCCGCCCAATTCGACAAAATGGCCGACAAACTGCAACAGCTCGTCGCCAAAGAACGCCACCTGCTGCACCACGTTTCCCACGAAATGCGCTCCCCGCTGGCGCGGATGCAGGCCATCGTCGGCCTTATCCAGTCGCAGCCGCAAAAGCAGGAACAATACCTGCAAAAACTGGAAAACGAGCTGGTGCGCATGGACACGCTGGTGGGCGAGCTGCTCACCCTCTCCCGCCTCGAAACCGCCAACGTCAAAATCGAAAAAGAGCCGCTCAAACTCATCCCCTTCATGCGCAATCTGGTGGACGACAGCCAGGCCGTTGCCGAGAAAAACCACCAAACCATCGAGCTGACCCTGGAAAAAATGCCCGAAAACGCCGAAATGCCCGCCAACGAAAGCTACCTCTACCGCGCCTTCGACAACGTCATCCGCAACGCGATGAATTACAGCCCAGAAGGCAGCAGCATCCGCGTGGAAATGCGGCAGGACGCGAAAAACTGGCTGGTCGACATCACCGACAACGGCCCGGGCGTGGCGGAAAACCAGCTTCCGCACATCTTCACCGCCTTCTACCGAGCCGACAGCAGCGGCAGCAAACCCGGCACCGGCCTCGGCCTGGCCTTGGCCAAACACATCGTCGAGCAGCACGGCGGCCGCATCTTTGCCGAAAACATCGCCCCCAACGGCCTGCGGATGCGCTTTGTTTTCCCGAAACAGCCTTGCAAAACCGACGACGCGAAAGAATAA
- the pnp gene encoding polyribonucleotide nucleotidyltransferase: MFDKHVKTFQYGSQTVTLETGEIARQAAGAVKVAMGDTVVLVAVTANKEVKAGQDFFPLTVDYLERTYAAGKIPGGFFKREGKQSEKEILTSRLIDRPIRPLFPEGFYHDIQIVAMVVSVDPEIDSDIPAMIGASAALVLSGVPFAGPIGAARVGYVDGGYVLNPTKTQLEKSQLDLVVAGTEQAVLMVESEAQILPEDVMLGAVVYGHEQMQAVIRAINELADEVNPEVWDWKAPEPNAELIAKVKEIAGDTIAEAFKIRSKQARGAKIAEAWAAVQAALITEDTDTLAANEIKGIFKHLEADVVRSQILDGQPRIDGRDTRTVRPINIQTNVLPRTHGSALFTRGETQALAVTTLGTQRDEQIIDALSGEYTDRFMLHYNFPPYSTGECGRMGAPKRREIGHGRLAKRALLAVLPEPEDFSYTMRVVSEITESNGSSSMASVCGGCLSLLSAGVPLKAHVAGIAMGLILEGNKFAVLTDILGDEDHLGDMDFKVAGTTDGVTALQMDIKIQGITKEIMQIALAQAKEARLHILGQMKEAVQGPQELSQHAPRLFTMKINQDKIRDVIGKGGETIRALTAETGTEINIEDDGTITIAAVSADAVEAARKRIEEITAEVEVGKVYDGTVVKILDNNVGAIVDVLPGKGGLVHISQIAHERVKDVNDYLKVGQVVKVKALEVDDRGRVRLSIKALIDAPAEE; this comes from the coding sequence ATGTTTGACAAGCACGTCAAAACCTTCCAATACGGCAGCCAAACCGTAACCCTCGAAACCGGCGAAATCGCCCGCCAGGCCGCAGGCGCGGTGAAAGTGGCTATGGGCGACACCGTAGTGCTGGTGGCCGTTACCGCCAACAAAGAAGTCAAAGCCGGACAGGACTTCTTCCCGCTCACCGTCGATTATCTCGAACGCACCTACGCCGCAGGCAAAATCCCCGGCGGCTTCTTCAAACGCGAAGGCAAACAGAGCGAGAAGGAAATCCTCACCAGCCGCCTGATCGACCGCCCCATCCGCCCGCTGTTCCCCGAAGGCTTCTACCACGACATCCAAATCGTTGCGATGGTGGTATCTGTCGATCCCGAAATCGATTCCGACATCCCCGCCATGATTGGGGCTTCCGCCGCGCTGGTGTTGAGCGGCGTACCCTTTGCCGGCCCCATCGGCGCGGCGCGCGTGGGTTATGTGGACGGCGGCTATGTGCTGAACCCGACCAAAACCCAGCTCGAAAAATCGCAGCTTGATTTGGTGGTGGCCGGTACCGAACAGGCTGTCTTAATGGTGGAATCCGAAGCGCAAATCCTGCCCGAAGACGTGATGCTCGGCGCGGTGGTGTACGGCCATGAACAGATGCAGGCCGTTATCCGCGCCATCAACGAGCTGGCCGACGAAGTCAACCCCGAAGTGTGGGACTGGAAAGCCCCCGAGCCGAACGCCGAACTGATTGCCAAAGTGAAAGAAATCGCCGGCGACACCATCGCCGAAGCCTTCAAAATCCGCTCCAAACAGGCGCGCGGCGCGAAAATCGCCGAAGCCTGGGCCGCCGTTCAGGCTGCCCTGATTACCGAGGACACCGACACCCTCGCCGCCAACGAAATCAAAGGTATCTTCAAACACTTGGAAGCCGACGTGGTGCGCAGCCAAATCCTCGACGGCCAGCCGCGCATCGACGGCCGCGACACCCGCACCGTGCGCCCCATCAACATCCAAACCAACGTGCTGCCGCGCACCCACGGCTCCGCCCTGTTCACACGCGGCGAAACCCAAGCCCTCGCCGTGACCACCCTCGGCACCCAGCGCGACGAGCAGATTATCGACGCCCTCTCCGGCGAATACACCGACCGCTTCATGCTGCACTACAACTTCCCGCCCTACTCCACCGGCGAATGCGGCCGCATGGGCGCGCCCAAACGCCGCGAAATCGGCCACGGCCGCCTCGCCAAACGCGCCCTGCTGGCCGTGCTGCCCGAGCCGGAAGATTTCAGCTACACCATGCGCGTGGTGTCCGAAATCACCGAGTCCAACGGCTCGTCTTCGATGGCCTCCGTCTGCGGCGGCTGCCTGAGCCTGCTCTCCGCCGGCGTGCCGCTGAAAGCCCACGTGGCTGGCATTGCCATGGGCCTGATTTTGGAAGGCAACAAATTCGCCGTGCTCACCGACATTCTGGGCGACGAAGACCACCTTGGCGACATGGATTTCAAAGTGGCCGGCACCACCGACGGCGTAACCGCCCTGCAAATGGACATCAAAATCCAGGGCATCACCAAAGAAATCATGCAGATCGCGCTGGCACAGGCCAAAGAAGCCCGCCTGCACATCCTCGGCCAGATGAAAGAAGCGGTGCAAGGCCCGCAGGAACTGTCGCAACACGCCCCGCGTCTGTTCACCATGAAGATTAATCAGGACAAAATCCGCGACGTGATCGGCAAAGGCGGCGAAACCATCCGCGCCCTCACTGCCGAAACCGGCACCGAAATCAACATCGAAGACGACGGCACCATCACCATCGCCGCCGTCAGCGCGGATGCCGTGGAAGCCGCCCGCAAACGCATCGAAGAAATTACCGCCGAAGTGGAAGTGGGCAAAGTGTACGACGGCACCGTAGTCAAAATCCTCGACAACAACGTCGGCGCGATTGTCGATGTCCTGCCCGGCAAAGGCGGCCTGGTGCACATCAGCCAAATCGCCCACGAGCGCGTGAAAGACGTGAACGACTACCTCAAAGTCGGCCAAGTCGTGAAAGTGAAGGCTTTGGAAGTGGACGACCGAGGCCGCGTGCGCCTATCGATCAAAGCCCTGATTGACGCGCCCGCCGAAGAATAA
- a CDS encoding transferrin-binding protein-like solute binding protein: MNKTSLGILIGAAVLLAACGGGGGDGPNVSLNENGGSQNQNGGSNSGNNGSQMQNPIAGNYYTAKIGGSVEANKATPATNAVNVLKIGNQEIPLDFGGGISAGTFYVLNGNTTINGKQGFAGAVSGDHVRSMKYGVIENGSGGKTVFAQGELTQNMPASGTAKFSGYHVYTDASGAIVTAADNGKSANFDVDFGKKTLTGKLASAANTFNVSANINGNSFKGTSSDKTVVQGNFFGSGAAEMGGTFRNDAKKITGAFGAAKQ; encoded by the coding sequence ATGAACAAAACGTCTTTGGGCATTCTGATTGGCGCGGCTGTGCTGCTGGCGGCATGCGGCGGCGGGGGCGGCGACGGCCCCAATGTTTCGCTGAACGAAAACGGCGGCAGCCAAAACCAGAACGGCGGCAGCAACAGCGGCAACAACGGCAGCCAGATGCAAAATCCCATCGCGGGCAACTACTACACCGCCAAAATCGGCGGCAGCGTCGAAGCCAACAAGGCCACGCCGGCCACCAATGCCGTCAACGTGCTGAAAATCGGTAATCAGGAAATCCCCTTGGATTTTGGCGGCGGCATCAGCGCGGGAACATTTTATGTCTTAAACGGCAACACGACGATAAACGGCAAACAGGGGTTTGCCGGCGCGGTGAGCGGTGATCATGTGCGCAGCATGAAATACGGCGTGATTGAAAACGGCAGCGGAGGCAAAACCGTGTTCGCGCAGGGCGAGCTGACGCAGAATATGCCCGCAAGCGGCACGGCCAAGTTTTCCGGCTATCATGTTTACACCGACGCATCCGGCGCAATCGTAACCGCCGCCGACAACGGCAAAAGCGCGAATTTCGATGTCGATTTTGGCAAGAAAACGCTGACCGGCAAGCTGGCTTCGGCGGCCAATACGTTTAATGTGTCCGCCAACATCAACGGCAACAGCTTCAAAGGCACGTCGTCCGACAAAACCGTGGTGCAGGGCAATTTCTTCGGCAGTGGTGCGGCCGAGATGGGCGGCACCTTCCGCAACGACGCGAAGAAAATCACCGGCGCGTTCGGTGCGGCAAAGCAGTAA
- a CDS encoding DnaJ C-terminal domain-containing protein, which translates to MAEKTYYDILGVEKTADADTIKKAYRKLVRKYHPDVSKEPDAAERTAEINRAYETLSDKDKRAEYDEMLANPYGRSAGGSPFGQGFGGAQDGGGFHYEYRSGGEPFGAGDFNFEDLFSHFGRSHYQEPPRQTGPQKGEDQHAELAVDIYAAYVGAERTLTLNVPTIDEYGRAAYQAKTLNVKIPKGISEGQQIRLGGQGLPGYNGGANGDLYLKIKFHDRPDLYVKNKKDVYQTIDVKPWEAVLGGKIIVPTAAGRLQVNLPANSQNGKSIRLKGKGIPAKEAGDLYLNIRISVPPAESEADRAAWARLAEHFAAKTA; encoded by the coding sequence ATGGCAGAAAAAACCTATTACGACATACTCGGCGTGGAAAAAACCGCCGACGCCGACACCATTAAAAAAGCCTACCGCAAACTGGTGCGCAAATACCATCCCGACGTCAGCAAAGAGCCCGACGCCGCCGAGCGCACCGCCGAAATCAACCGCGCCTACGAAACCCTGTCCGACAAGGACAAACGCGCCGAATACGACGAAATGCTGGCCAACCCCTACGGCCGCAGCGCGGGCGGCAGCCCGTTCGGACAAGGCTTCGGCGGCGCGCAGGACGGCGGCGGCTTCCATTACGAATACCGCAGTGGCGGCGAGCCTTTCGGCGCGGGCGATTTCAATTTTGAAGACCTGTTTTCACACTTCGGCCGCAGTCATTATCAGGAGCCGCCGCGCCAAACCGGCCCGCAAAAAGGCGAAGACCAGCACGCCGAGCTGGCCGTCGATATTTACGCCGCCTACGTCGGCGCGGAGCGCACGCTGACGCTGAACGTGCCCACCATCGACGAATACGGCCGCGCCGCCTATCAGGCCAAAACCCTGAACGTCAAAATCCCCAAAGGCATCAGCGAAGGCCAGCAAATCCGTCTCGGCGGGCAGGGGCTGCCGGGCTACAACGGCGGCGCGAACGGCGATTTGTACTTGAAAATCAAGTTTCACGACCGCCCCGATTTATATGTTAAAAACAAAAAAGACGTGTACCAGACCATAGACGTGAAGCCGTGGGAAGCCGTGCTCGGCGGCAAAATCATCGTCCCCACCGCCGCAGGCCGTTTGCAGGTGAACCTGCCCGCCAACAGCCAAAACGGCAAAAGCATCCGCCTCAAAGGCAAAGGCATCCCCGCTAAAGAAGCGGGCGATCTGTATCTCAACATCCGCATCAGCGTTCCGCCCGCCGAGAGCGAAGCCGACCGCGCCGCATGGGCGCGGCTTGCCGAACACTTCGCCGCCAAAACCGCATAA
- a CDS encoding chaperone modulator CbpM, which translates to MTQHTDITLTFEEIIAASRCRRDWLLQLIEEDIISIDGAPEHTLFSGFQLARIRRAQRLSRDFEAGIPALGLIMRLLDEVEELRKSQPPTVLLDESR; encoded by the coding sequence ATGACGCAGCACACCGACATCACCCTCACCTTTGAAGAAATCATCGCCGCCAGCCGCTGCCGCCGCGACTGGCTGCTGCAACTGATCGAAGAAGACATCATCAGCATCGACGGCGCACCCGAACACACCCTGTTCAGCGGCTTCCAACTCGCCCGCATCCGCCGCGCCCAACGCCTCAGCCGCGATTTTGAAGCCGGCATCCCCGCGCTGGGCCTGATTATGCGGCTGCTGGACGAAGTGGAAGAACTGCGCAAATCGCAGCCGCCGACGGTTTTACTGGACGAAAGCCGCTAA
- a CDS encoding molecular chaperone HscC produces MTLQIGIDLGTTNSLVAQFLDGETRLIPNRLGHFLTPSVVSADDAGNILVGLAARERLRTAPQSTASAFKRFMGTDKTFRIGGKTFRAEELSALVLKQLKEDAEAFLGETVTDAVITVPAYFNAIQRQATRNAAQMAGLNALRLLNEPTAAGLAYGLQERPDDTRFLIYDLGGGTFDVSVLDYFDGVVQVSASAGDNHLGGEDFVQVLRHCFLRQCKDLNDDERARLADSSELWQALETAKRKLGEEMQAEIAVNVGGRMVAATVTRHEFHEAAKPLMARLRRPLERALRDAKLRPDQIDSIILVGGATRMPLIRQSIAQLFRRIANVSVNPDEAIARGAAVQAALIARDQSVDEVVLTDVMPFSLGVNSSITADDGELIVGRFSPIIERNMPVPVSRVERYVTVRDNQDALEFEVFQGESAIARENLLLGTMKIKIPPRPAGEVHADVRFSYDINGLLDVDITNDEFDIRANQTFRHNSANLSEAEIQASLAKLAALKVHPREQQENVYLLEKAKRLYEEYLGDQRQTISHALAQFERVLEGQDPTAIRRAQKEFGEFLEHYDGGWLL; encoded by the coding sequence ATGACCCTGCAAATCGGCATCGACCTGGGTACCACTAACAGCCTCGTCGCCCAGTTTCTTGACGGCGAAACCCGCCTGATTCCCAACCGCCTCGGCCACTTCCTCACCCCATCCGTCGTCAGTGCCGACGACGCGGGCAACATCCTGGTCGGCCTTGCCGCCCGCGAGCGGCTGCGCACCGCGCCGCAGTCCACCGCCTCAGCCTTCAAACGCTTTATGGGCACCGACAAAACCTTCCGTATCGGCGGCAAAACCTTCCGCGCCGAAGAATTGTCCGCGCTGGTTTTGAAACAGCTCAAAGAGGACGCCGAAGCCTTTTTGGGCGAAACCGTTACCGACGCGGTGATTACCGTGCCCGCCTATTTCAACGCCATCCAACGGCAGGCCACGCGCAACGCCGCGCAGATGGCCGGGCTGAACGCGCTGCGTCTGTTGAACGAGCCCACCGCCGCCGGTCTGGCCTACGGCTTGCAGGAACGTCCCGACGATACCCGTTTTCTGATTTACGACCTCGGCGGCGGCACGTTTGACGTGTCCGTGCTCGACTATTTCGACGGCGTGGTGCAGGTGTCCGCCAGCGCGGGCGACAACCATTTGGGCGGCGAAGACTTCGTGCAGGTGCTGCGCCACTGCTTTTTGCGCCAGTGCAAGGATCTGAACGACGACGAGCGCGCCAGACTCGCCGACAGCAGCGAATTGTGGCAGGCACTGGAAACTGCCAAACGCAAACTCGGCGAAGAAATGCAGGCCGAAATCGCCGTCAACGTCGGCGGCCGCATGGTTGCCGCCACCGTTACCCGCCACGAGTTCCACGAAGCCGCCAAGCCGCTGATGGCGCGTCTGCGCCGCCCGCTCGAACGCGCCCTGCGCGACGCCAAGCTGCGCCCCGACCAGATCGACAGCATCATCCTCGTCGGCGGTGCGACCCGTATGCCATTGATTCGCCAGAGCATCGCCCAACTGTTCCGCCGCATCGCCAATGTTTCCGTCAACCCCGACGAAGCCATCGCGCGCGGCGCGGCGGTTCAGGCCGCCCTGATTGCTCGCGACCAAAGCGTGGACGAAGTGGTGCTCACCGACGTGATGCCCTTCTCGCTGGGCGTGAACAGCAGTATCACGGCGGATGACGGCGAGCTGATCGTCGGCCGCTTTTCGCCGATTATCGAGCGCAACATGCCCGTGCCCGTTTCCCGCGTCGAACGCTACGTTACCGTGCGCGACAACCAGGACGCGCTGGAATTTGAAGTGTTCCAGGGCGAATCCGCCATCGCCCGCGAAAACCTGCTGCTGGGCACGATGAAAATCAAAATCCCGCCGCGCCCCGCCGGCGAAGTGCATGCAGACGTGCGTTTCAGCTACGACATCAACGGCCTGCTCGACGTGGACATCACCAACGACGAGTTCGACATCCGCGCCAACCAGACCTTCCGCCACAACAGCGCGAATTTGAGCGAAGCCGAAATCCAAGCCTCGCTGGCCAAACTCGCCGCCCTTAAAGTGCACCCGCGCGAGCAGCAGGAAAACGTTTATCTTTTGGAAAAAGCCAAACGGCTTTACGAGGAATACCTCGGCGACCAACGCCAAACCATCAGCCACGCCCTCGCCCAATTCGAGCGCGTGCTGGAAGGCCAGGATCCCACCGCCATCCGCAGGGCGCAAAAAGAATTCGGCGAGTTTCTCGAACACTACGACGGCGGCTGGCTGTTGTAG